The genomic region GGAGCCGTCGAGGAGAGTGCTCATTCGTGACCGAACACGGTCCGATGTGCGCAATAAAGAACGGTCTTCCGAAAAAATATCTTCTCGCCGGAACCACTTTCGTTCCGTGGCGTTAAAAACGAGCTGCGTATTGCCGTTTGCCAGCAGAAGACTTTTTTGCAGGAGAAATAGCCCGTATGCCCGCCATGTGTGCAGGAGAGACAGCGGCACCTCTCCGCGATTGCCAGATCTTATTGGTAGAAGACGAAGCTTTGGTTGCAATGGACCTCGCCTACGAGCTCGAGAAGGCCGGGGCCGAGGTGACTTTTGCGTCGACGCTCGCGGAGGCGCTCGCCATCGCCAACAGCGACGATCCTCCTCATTCCGCGGCTGTGCTTGATATCAATCTGCGGGGTGAAGAGGTTTATCCGGCGGCCGAAAGGCTCGCCGAAACAGGCGTTCCCTTTCTGTTTTGTACAGGGCACGGCAAGCTGGAAGATGTCGCACCGCGCTTTCCAGACGCGCCGGTGCTGAACAAGCCGATCATCGGACGCCAGCTCGTTTGCGCCCTCGCGGCACTGCTCCCTTAAGAGGCTTGTCGGTCTAGCGCTCTTTCGCGCGTTGTCCCTCTCGATGTGCTCAGCTGGCCTTGGCCTTGTGCACCCGCCAAATGGCTCCGTTCGCTTCGTCCGTCAGGAGGTAGAGAGCTCCATCCGGCCCTTCGACGACGTCACGGATGCGTTGCGCGCGGTCGTGCAGGAGACGCTCCTCATGGCTCACTTCCTCGCCGTCCAGTTCGAGGCGAACGAGGGCCTTTGAGGCGAGGCCGCCGACGAAGATGTCCCCCTGCCATTCGGGAAACATGTCACCCTCGTAAAAGACCATGCCGGAGGGGGCGATGACCGGTGTCCACTGATAAAGCGGATCGACCATGCCTTCGGCCTGCGCCTTGCCGGAGCCGACGGGCGTGCCGTCATAATTGACGCCATAGGAGATGACGGGCCAGCCGTAATTCTTGCCGGGGCGGGCGATGTTGAGTTCGTCGCCACCCTTCGGGCCGTGCTCGATCTCCCAAAGCTCACCCGTCTCGGGATTGAGTGCGGCAGCCTGGACGTTGCGATGGCCGTAGGACCAGATCTCCGGCCGTGCGCCATCTCGGCCGACATACGGGTTGTCGTCTGGAACGGTGCCGTCCGGATTGAGGCGCACGATCTTGCCGAGATCTGAATCAAGCTCTTGCGCCTGCCCGCGGAAAGCGTCTGCAAATCGTTCGCCGAGTGTCACGAAGAGATGGCCGTCGCCGTCGAAGACGAGGCGCGAGCCGTAATGCGCGGTGCTTGCGACCTTCGGCTCTTGCGAGAAGATCACCTCCACATTCTGCATCGCCGTCCGGTCGTCGGAAAGTTTGCCGCGGGCGACCGCCGTCGACGTCGTGCCGCCGTCACCGGCTTCGGCATAGCTCCAATAGACGAGCCCGTTTTCTTCAAAGGCGGGATCGAGGGCGACGTCCAGAAGCCCGCCCTGACTGCGGTTGTCGACCTCGGGCAGGCCTGAAATCGGCTCCGATACGTCTCCGGCGGGCGTGACATGGCGCAGGTTTCCGGACCGCTCCGTCACCAGCATCGAACGATCGGGCAGGAAGGCGAGGCCCCAGGGGTGGGAAAGACCCTCCGCCACGGTTTCCACGGCGATCTGCGGCCCCTCGGTGGTGATCGTTTCCTGGGCAAGGCTGGTGTTGGCGAGAAGCGTCGCGGCGAGAACTCCGCCCGTCCGCAAAAACATGCCTTTGATCATGCTGATCCTCCGAAACTTCGCGGCGGGTGCGCGTCCGCCTTTGCGAACCAATCGGCGGAGAAGCCCCCAGTTCCCGTGGGTATGCCGGGAGCGGGATAACGTTCGCTTGAATGCCGGCGGCAAGCGTCGCCCTTACGGCCTTGTGCGCGGCTGGTTCATGCAGGACTGGCGCGATGCGCAACGACGTCGCGGGTCGGCCGGCGCATTTCAGCTTCTCGCATCGCCACCGGCGACCCGCCGGCGCTGAAGCCTGCAGGGGGCGGGGATGAAACTCAACGTATCTCTGTGAAATGCAAAAGATTTTCCGGCCGGCCTCGGCGAATTTCGTGCCGCTTTGCGACGTGAGCCGAAGGCATTCTGCGCCAGCGATCGGGAAAGCCGATTGAGGTCTGAAGGAAGACGATCAGGCCAAGCGCCGTCGCTGCCGTTTTGACCTTTGCGCCAGGTTCTCTAAAACCAGAGGCAACGTTTCATTCTCATTCCTCAACCAGCAGAGATAATTTCATGTGCGGCATTTGCGGCGAAGTGAGCTTCACCGGCTCGCAGGCCGATCCCTCAGCAATCGGGCGTATGCTCGATGTCCTCTCCGCCCGTGGCCCCGATTCCTCCGGGGCCGTCATCCGAGGCCGCGTCGGCCTCGGTCATCGCCGGCTCAAGATCATCGATCTGTCGGCGCGCTCCGAACAGCCTCTCGTGGATTCCGATCTCGGGCTCTCGATCGTCTTCAACGGCTGCATCTACAATTACCAGGAGCTGCGGACCGAGCTCGAGGCGAAAGGCTACCGGTTCTTCTCCACCGGCGACACGGAAGTGATCCTGAAGGCCTGGCATGCCTGGGGCGAGGATTGCGTCAACCGCTTCCACGGTATGTTCGCCTTCGCCATTCATGAGCGCGAAAGCGGCCGCGTGGTGCTGGCGCGCGACCGTTTCGGCATCAAGCCGCTCTATTTGTCGGAGACCGCGGGGACATTGCGTTTTGCCTCGTCGCTTCCGGCTCTCGTCAAGGCTGGCGGTGTCGACACCACGATCGATCCCGTGGCGCTGCAATTCTACATGTCGTTTCATGCGGTGGTGCCCGCGCCCTACACCATCCTCAAGGGCGTGCGGAAACTGCCGCCGGCCACGATCCGCGTGATCGAGGCCGACGGGACGAGCCGTGAAAAGGTCTACTGGGATCCGCGCTATGAGCGCACGAGCGAAGAGGTGACGCGCTCGTTTGGCGAATGGCAGGAGATGGTGCTCGATGCGCTGCGGACGGCCGTCGACCGCCGTATGGTCGCCGACGTGCCCGTCGGCGTGCTTCTTTCAGGCGGTGTCGATTCCTCGCTGATCGTCGGGCTTCTCGCCGAGGCCGGACAGAAGGATCTGATGACCTTTTCGATCGGCTTTGAGGAGGCGCATGGCGAGAAGGGTGACGAATTCGTCTATTCCGACATCATCGCCAAGCATTTCAACACCGATCATCACAAGCTGTTCGTGCCGTCGTCCGACCTCCTGAAGGAGCTTCCGGGCGCGATTTCGGCGATGTCGGAACCGATGGTGTCCTACGACAATATCGGCTTCTATCTGTTGTCGCGGGAAGTCGCGAAGCACATCAAGGTCGTTCAGTCCGGGCAGGGCGCGGATGAGGTTTTTGGCGGCTATCACTGGTATCCGCCGCTCGCGCATTCGAACAACCCGGCTGCTGATTACGCCAAGGTCTTCTTCGACCGCGATCACGACAAGCTGGGGCAGCATCTCTCTCCCGACTGGATGGCGGCCAAGGACGAGGCGCGTG from Rhodopseudomonas julia harbors:
- a CDS encoding response regulator; this encodes MCAGETAAPLRDCQILLVEDEALVAMDLAYELEKAGAEVTFASTLAEALAIANSDDPPHSAAVLDINLRGEEVYPAAERLAETGVPFLFCTGHGKLEDVAPRFPDAPVLNKPIIGRQLVCALAALLP
- a CDS encoding PQQ-dependent sugar dehydrogenase, whose amino-acid sequence is MIKGMFLRTGGVLAATLLANTSLAQETITTEGPQIAVETVAEGLSHPWGLAFLPDRSMLVTERSGNLRHVTPAGDVSEPISGLPEVDNRSQGGLLDVALDPAFEENGLVYWSYAEAGDGGTTSTAVARGKLSDDRTAMQNVEVIFSQEPKVASTAHYGSRLVFDGDGHLFVTLGERFADAFRGQAQELDSDLGKIVRLNPDGTVPDDNPYVGRDGARPEIWSYGHRNVQAAALNPETGELWEIEHGPKGGDELNIARPGKNYGWPVISYGVNYDGTPVGSGKAQAEGMVDPLYQWTPVIAPSGMVFYEGDMFPEWQGDIFVGGLASKALVRLELDGEEVSHEERLLHDRAQRIRDVVEGPDGALYLLTDEANGAIWRVHKAKAS
- a CDS encoding N-acetylglutaminylglutamine amidotransferase: MCGICGEVSFTGSQADPSAIGRMLDVLSARGPDSSGAVIRGRVGLGHRRLKIIDLSARSEQPLVDSDLGLSIVFNGCIYNYQELRTELEAKGYRFFSTGDTEVILKAWHAWGEDCVNRFHGMFAFAIHERESGRVVLARDRFGIKPLYLSETAGTLRFASSLPALVKAGGVDTTIDPVALQFYMSFHAVVPAPYTILKGVRKLPPATIRVIEADGTSREKVYWDPRYERTSEEVTRSFGEWQEMVLDALRTAVDRRMVADVPVGVLLSGGVDSSLIVGLLAEAGQKDLMTFSIGFEEAHGEKGDEFVYSDIIAKHFNTDHHKLFVPSSDLLKELPGAISAMSEPMVSYDNIGFYLLSREVAKHIKVVQSGQGADEVFGGYHWYPPLAHSNNPAADYAKVFFDRDHDKLGQHLSPDWMAAKDEARAFVEAQFNKAGAEDPVDKALRLDSTIMLVDDPVKRVDNMTMAWGLEARVPFLDHELAELAARIPPEHKLADGGKGILKAVAREVVPKEVVDREKGYFPVPALKYIAGDTLDMVRDTLTSQAARERGLFREDYLNALFDDPSAHITPLRGSELWQVGLLELWLQNHEL